The Ranitomeya variabilis isolate aRanVar5 chromosome 7, aRanVar5.hap1, whole genome shotgun sequence DNA window GCCACTgataagaccgcccactggaccaaaaatcccagaaagagcagaggattaagtGATTAAAACACACGTTATACTGagacttttctcacaaaactatatattaatCTACTCAGATTCCCCTGCCCTATAACAGGGTGCCTGCACGTAGAGCCGTAGAGCTGCATTTTCAAGGTGACCGtttcccattaagaagaaaaagttgCACTGTCTGAGGATAGAGGATCATGTGACCAGTCCTTTCCATCCTAGAGCTAGTGAAACGCGACGGCTGGTATCATGCTTTTTAAATTTTATCCCTTTCAGGTTTTAATCTACCAATAAATGTGTTGTCTCATGACTTTTGCGGTTGCGggatttttccattttttcaccaCAGTCCTTTCAATCGGCCTCCTCTAATTGAAAAACACTGCACATGGGAGATCGGATTTTAAATTGTAGGAGGTGAAGGAcaagtctggtcacatgctcctccatcagtagcCATTTTGTGGACAGGAGAGCTGTGAAGGATGTGAGGAAAACTGGACTAACATGTACAGTAGGAAAACCTGCAATATTGGTAAAGTACCAAAAAATCATGTCCCCCaagacatttgtgaaaataaagatGAAATGGACTGCCCTTCTAGGCTTCATTATCACATGGTTTGTAttcttttttttgctgatttttttttttgcttcttaaaATACTGTTAAAATGTTATGCATTTCGtttgtgttattttttttaaataagacaTGCATTTTTTTGTTCGATCCTTTTTTACCGAGAGGCTTATGAGAGAACTTAAATATCATATCTGGAGCATGCTGCgttttagaaaaatgtaaaaaaaaaaccttctaaagAAAAACACAACGAACATGTGTGAAATGCCATGAATAAAAGACTGTTTGTAGGGCTATAGGCCTACTATTTTCCTAATATCTTACAGCTATCATTTAGCTGCTGAATTTTCTTCCTTAAATATGGCAAAAACAATACATCCTTCTTAAAAAGAAAATGTGTTTGAAACCTCTTGGTCTCCCATAACACAcacattttgcaaacatttttgagccaaaaatgcaggtaaaaaaatcagccattttacaatcatttttggcttttttttcaacagtattgTATTTTTTAGAATTAATGTGTTTAGTGCCTACATCTTCTTTTAAGTTCTGTTATTTTGCATTACAAAAATGGGGTTAAAATGATTTGGTACCATATTTGCAAATTGAGAAGCAATAAGCATGGGAAGAAAAAACTGTGAATTCatattaacatttttttaaaaagaaacTGCAATTTTCACGCTAGTCACTGGGTCTTTTTTTAGACTCAcagtttctgtttttttcaggaaacaacacatgtacatagccacaaacATCAGACCCTGACACTATATTTTATATTGAAATGTCTATTAAGTCTATTAAGGGGTGTTACCTGTCATAATTCAGCCTCTGATAATATGGAGCCTTGCTGATAACTCTTTTTGAAAATACGGAAACTAAAGACAGAATCTACAaatgccccagtggccagtgtgaagatTACAAGATTACACTTTTCTTTTATAAAGATCGTGATATGAAATAAGAAAACcatagccaattttttttttaaatacatgtaacacaaaaagctAAGTTAAATAACAGGTAACTTTCTGATTATGACTTTCCTTTTCCACACGAGCATGGAAAAATAACAATGGTCTATGGAAAAAGACACTATAAACTGCATGAAAAAGCCAACATAACTACAGCATGCAGAGATTTTAGAAAAAGCCAAAAACTCAAAACGCAAGTAGagtgaaaaaaaaacctaaaaggaCTGCAGCGAATGAATTATGTTTAATCGTTTTGCATTGTAGTTTTGTATTTTTGCCTCAAAGGGGCATTTTATTTTTAAAAGCTGTGTGTGAAGGCACCCTTgaaaggtttttttggggggagtggaAAATTCCTTTTAGTTCAACTTGTGTCCGGTGGTACATTATAAAAACCACTACTCTTTACGGATCGATCTCTTTAAGCATTGTCTCCATTTAGCACTGTCTTTTCTTTCTATGCTAAGTTCTAGCCAGACAGACATTGCAGGCCCAATCTGAAGACTCTTGTAGGTTGCCGAACTACTGTCACGGATTCCCTTCTCTTTCCCAAACTTGGTTGAAACAGTAATTTCAAAAAATGGGGTCAATAGATTTAGCAGTCTGCATTCATGTCAAACAATTCCTTCACTCCGTTTGCTTCTCCATACAACCAACCCTGTCATCAGAAGTGTAATAAGGACAGGGATAAAGATGAAAGAGCACAGGATGGGTAGTGGGGGGTCAGCTGGCAGCCGGCCAGTCAGTGCACAGTCTTTAAAATACTTCTTATGAATATCTgtgaagaagttgtccactacgtaGTTCGGCCAATAGCAGTTCTGAATATGAGCCAGCAGGCTGGTACAGTTTGTAACGTCTGCGTAGATCCTgtaggaaaaagaagaaaaaattatgTCATCACTGTAAGAATAATCCTAACTTGGCACTAGTCAAAGCTATATCACCGGCAGTAAGAACAAGGCAAAAAAATCATAGAAACGAGATCTGACATAAGCGTCTCTGCATTCTGCTGTCCCTCAAAAATTTCTCCTGGAGTTCAATTCCTCAGGGGGAACACAACTCTAAATGGGCACTACCACTATATATGTCAATAGGAAAAACAGAGTTTAAAGAAAAGATGTTCTAGAATTATTTCATGGGGGATTAAAGCATTTAATAAAACGTACAGTAgcttgagaaagtattcacccccttgggtttctacctattttgttacataacAACCTGTGTTCAATTATTTTTGTAATCCgaattgtgtgtgatgcatcagcactaaaatgGTCCAAGTTGGTGAAATCAAGTGTGAAAAATATAggtataaattacatttatggcattaaataactaaaaatggacatatgcatatgtattcacctcttTCGCAAGCAAGCCTCTAAAAATTTCGGGTGCAAATAATTACCTTCATAAGTggtaggaagtccacctgtgtgcaatctaattgtcacatgtctgtcagtatatacacaccttttctgaaaggccaaagaggctgcaactagggttgagcgaaacgggtcggccattttcagaagtcgccgacttttggcaaagtcgggtttcatgaaacccgacccctgtgtggggtcggccatgaggtcggcgatcttctgaatctggtatcggaattccgataccgagttccgatatgtttgcgatatcggaaatcggtatcggaatccacatttaagtgtaaaataaagaattaaaataaaaaatattgaaatactcacctctccgacgcagcctggacatcgccgctggtaaccggcatcttccgttcctaagaatggcgcttgaaaaacctttcgatgacgtcacggcttgtgattggtcgcggcggcccacgtgaccgctcagcgaccaatcacaagccgtgacgtaattctctcaggtcctaaattcctcattctaggaatttaggacatgagaattacgtcacggcttgtgattggtcgctggcggtcacgtgggccgccgcgaccaatcaaaagccgtgacgtcatcgaaaggtccttcacgcgctcattcttaagaaggaaggctaccggaaagaagcagggcgcgtccgagggtgagtatatacctaataggaatatactcaccctcggcttctttccggcagccttccttcttaagaatgagcgcgtgaaggacctttcgatgacgtcacggcttttgattggtctcggcggcccacgtgaccg harbors:
- the RAMP1 gene encoding receptor activity-modifying protein 1 → MNLGFLLTFRHLLWILLAPPLMAFAQCNKEIYANLLNDYCLQQFQRNMESLGMNLWCDWKATQEIYADVTNCTSLLAHIQNCYWPNYVVDNFFTDIHKKYFKDCALTGRLPADPPLPILCSFIFIPVLITLLMTGLVVWRSKRSEGIV